The following are from one region of the Gryllotalpicola protaetiae genome:
- a CDS encoding HNH endonuclease signature motif containing protein: MSKVGAAACETLTRLGRALPVDPAVLTDGQLIRLVEDAEAAQRQVGAVKLAVAAEMARRSAADDPGSLARRLGFKTAAAALSGLTGSSGREAQRLVTEAADLAGLPAVEAAVLDGRIGREAAAAISGELKKAASTADAGDLEAAQTELVELAVSTGADEVRAKAAETAAGLTVEVVQEQAKKAMAERFFWMSPVIDGSARVSGRLPTGHASVIKSVLDGLRNPKGKKTVTFQPVAEDAPGDARTAGQADADHLRDVFALAARSVDMPDMAGDHPTVWLSTTLSELESGAGLAFYAGTPGPVPASEAVQAACTGGTQAVIFDDQGAVLNLGRSTRGFTRRQRRAISLRDGGTCLIPDCSVPAQWCEVHHVISYRDGGATDIGNGVNLCWFHHHDIDTGPWQIRMTNGTPEVRYAYGGRTIDWKPVGNGTAAHLQTTAPPGAPPPLQ, encoded by the coding sequence ATGTCGAAGGTCGGTGCTGCAGCGTGTGAGACGCTCACGCGTCTCGGCCGCGCGCTGCCGGTGGACCCTGCTGTGCTGACGGACGGGCAGCTGATCCGGCTGGTGGAGGACGCGGAGGCCGCGCAGCGGCAGGTCGGTGCGGTGAAGCTGGCTGTGGCGGCTGAGATGGCCCGGCGTTCTGCGGCCGATGATCCGGGTTCTTTGGCGCGCCGGTTGGGGTTCAAGACCGCGGCGGCCGCCTTGTCGGGGCTGACGGGGTCCTCCGGGAGGGAGGCGCAGAGACTCGTCACGGAGGCTGCCGACCTTGCCGGGCTTCCGGCTGTGGAGGCGGCGGTGCTGGATGGGCGGATCGGCCGGGAGGCTGCCGCGGCGATCAGCGGGGAGCTGAAGAAAGCCGCATCCACCGCCGACGCGGGTGACCTCGAAGCCGCGCAGACCGAGCTCGTGGAGCTCGCGGTGAGCACTGGAGCCGACGAGGTGAGGGCGAAGGCGGCCGAGACGGCTGCGGGCCTGACGGTCGAGGTCGTTCAGGAGCAGGCGAAGAAGGCTATGGCCGAGCGGTTCTTCTGGATGAGCCCCGTCATCGACGGGTCCGCACGGGTGTCCGGGCGGCTGCCGACCGGGCACGCCTCCGTGATCAAGTCCGTGCTCGACGGGCTGCGGAACCCGAAGGGGAAGAAGACCGTCACCTTCCAGCCCGTCGCGGAGGACGCACCGGGTGATGCGCGCACGGCCGGGCAGGCCGACGCCGACCACCTCCGCGACGTGTTCGCGCTCGCGGCCCGCTCGGTCGACATGCCCGACATGGCCGGCGACCACCCCACCGTGTGGCTCTCCACCACCCTGAGCGAACTGGAGTCCGGTGCCGGGCTCGCGTTCTACGCCGGCACCCCCGGTCCCGTCCCCGCGAGCGAGGCCGTGCAGGCCGCGTGCACGGGCGGGACCCAGGCCGTGATCTTCGACGACCAGGGCGCCGTCCTGAACCTCGGCAGAAGTACGCGCGGGTTCACCCGTCGGCAGCGGCGCGCGATCTCCCTCAGAGACGGCGGCACCTGTTTGATCCCCGACTGCTCGGTGCCCGCCCAGTGGTGCGAAGTCCACCACGTCATCAGCTACCGCGACGGCGGTGCCACCGATATTGGCAACGGCGTCAACCTGTGCTGGTTCCACCACCACGACATCGACACCGGCCCCTGGCAGATCCGCATGACAAACGGCACACCAGAAGTCAGATACGCCTACGGCGGAAGAACCATCGACTGGAAACCGGTGGGCAATGGAACCGCCGCGCACCTCCAAACCACGGCACCACCCGGCGCACCACCGCCACTGCAGTAG
- a CDS encoding NAD(P)-dependent alcohol dehydrogenase: MTIERRELRDDDLAVRVDYCGVCHSDLHAIHGLVGKATKGLVPGHEFTGTVTDIGPAVTGFAPGDRVAVGTVVDSCGKCAMCRVGQENYCLEGPVTTYGGKDRVDGTTTQGGYSREYIVRSSFAYPLPEGLDPAAAAPLLCAGITVWEPLRAAGVGQGSTVAVAGLGGVGHLGVKFAVALGAEVTVLSRTPDKAADARALGATELVDTTDEAQLAAAAGRFDFILDTISAPHDLAPLLDLLALDGTLSVVGAPLPTQVPLMLLTRGRRKLTSSGTGGRRGTAEMLAFAAERGIVADIERVPSTQVSEALDRLERNEVRYRFVLDLADLEEAPGSAD; the protein is encoded by the coding sequence GTGACGATCGAGCGCCGCGAGCTGCGCGATGACGACCTCGCCGTGCGGGTCGACTACTGCGGGGTCTGCCACAGCGACCTGCACGCGATCCACGGTCTGGTCGGGAAGGCCACAAAGGGTCTCGTGCCCGGTCACGAGTTCACCGGAACCGTGACTGACATCGGGCCGGCGGTGACCGGCTTCGCGCCGGGCGACCGGGTCGCGGTCGGTACGGTTGTCGACTCGTGCGGCAAGTGCGCCATGTGTCGGGTCGGGCAGGAGAACTACTGCCTCGAGGGCCCTGTCACGACTTACGGCGGCAAAGACCGCGTCGACGGTACGACGACCCAGGGCGGCTACAGCCGCGAGTACATCGTGCGGTCCTCGTTCGCCTACCCCCTGCCGGAGGGCCTCGACCCAGCGGCGGCAGCACCACTGCTCTGCGCCGGCATCACCGTGTGGGAACCGCTGCGCGCCGCGGGCGTCGGCCAGGGCAGCACGGTCGCCGTCGCCGGCCTCGGTGGCGTCGGGCATCTGGGCGTGAAGTTCGCCGTCGCCCTGGGTGCCGAGGTCACGGTGCTGAGCCGCACACCCGACAAGGCTGCAGACGCGCGCGCACTCGGGGCGACGGAGCTCGTCGACACGACCGACGAGGCGCAGCTCGCCGCGGCCGCGGGGCGGTTCGATTTCATCCTCGACACGATCTCGGCCCCGCACGATCTCGCGCCGTTGCTCGACTTGCTCGCCCTCGACGGCACGCTCAGCGTGGTCGGCGCGCCGCTGCCGACGCAGGTGCCGCTGATGCTGCTGACACGCGGCCGACGCAAGCTGACCTCATCGGGCACGGGCGGTCGCCGCGGCACTGCCGAGATGCTCGCCTTCGCGGCCGAGCGCGGCATCGTCGCCGACATCGAACGGGTGCCGTCGACGCAGGTCTCCGAGGCGCTCGACCGCCTCGAACGGAACGAGGTGCGCTACCGCTTCGTGCTCGACCTGGCCGATCTCGAGGAAGCGCCTGGGTCGGCCGACTAG
- a CDS encoding ATP-dependent helicase codes for MTDTLERFSAATRQWFAGAFSAPTAAQLGAWEAISSGRNTLVIAPTGSGKTLAAFLWAIDRLMTEPPAAEIPAKPASRRPRSGTRVLYISPLKALGVDVERNLRSPLVGIAQTSRRLGEDPPEVTVGVRSGDTPSSERQRLLRHPPEILITTPESLYLMLTSGARETLREVETVIVDEVHAVAATKRGAHLALSLERLDELLAKPAQRVGLSATVRPPEEVARFLSGQAPTTIVAPGSQKRFDLRVIVPVEDMRELQNAPGGDKVGGTIWTHVDEAVLDEVLAHRSTIVFANGRRTTERLTARLNELYAERLGFEAEAMTSFPAQLVGQSGTTGGVSPDAPVLARAHHGSVSKEQRATIEDDLKTGRLRCVVATSSLELGIDMGEVDLVVQVAAPPSIASGLQRIGRAGHQVGEVSKGILFPNHRADLVQSALATERMRAGLIEKIGVPQNPLDILAQQTVAAVSVAPVDVDGWFDTVRRSAPFATLPRGAYEAVLDLLSGRYPSEEFGELRPRLVWDRERGVLSSRPGASRLAVTSGGTIPDRGLFGVFMVAGADDKAPRRVGELDEEMVYESRVGDVFALGTTSWKIAEITHDRVMVTPAYGEPGRVPFWHGDGIGRPAELGEALGGFVRELGSSDAADASQRLLADGLDERAARNLLTYLDDQKTATGHLPTDRTLVVERFRDELGDWRIVLHSPYGQMVHAPWALAVGRRVRESLGLEGAVLAADDGIIVRLPDSDAEPPGAELFVFAPDELDSVVTEEVGGSALFAARFREAAQRALLFPRYDPGRRNPLWQQRMRSAQLLEVAHKYPQFPIILETMRECLRDVYDLPALRELVKKIEQRKIRLVETMSEKPSPYASNLLFGYIAAFMYEGDSPLAERRAAALTVDTELLGQLLGRSELRELLDPTVIARVEGELQRLPEERHARGLEGVADLLRVLGPLSVPELGERFAGDAAELTTAIEDLVVAKRALRVSLAGVERIAAIEDAPRLRDAIGVPLPIGVPTAFIEPVADPLGDLVGRYARTHGPFAADEAAERFGLGTAVVTDTLRRLSHERRVVEGEFRPHATGTEWCDADVLRRLRRLSLAALRHEVEPVEPAAYARFLPEWQHVGTLSMKGVDGVASVIEQLAGVRAPASAWESLILPSRVPDFAPVMLDELTASGEVIWAGAGTIPGRDGWLSFHLAENAPLTLAAPMDFETDELQREILTTLGAGGGFFFRQLSDAVGSQDDTVLETALWDLVWAGLVTNDTLAPVRALTGSRAAHKRPARAPRTRMFRGGRMQLASSTIARPNVPTRTGPPTVAGRWSLLPLGTADPTLRAHAAAENLLDRYGVVTRGAVQSEGLPGGFALAYRVLAEFEQAGQVRRGYFIETLGAAQFASSPTVDRLRGFVADATADPLLSAVTLAATDPANPYGAALPWPDPPAAADGSSGHRAGRKAGALVALVDGALVLYIERGGKTVLAFSSDAPVLGAAAASVAQLVRRGGTDRLAIESANGGFVLGTPLGEALAAAGFSETPRGLRLRY; via the coding sequence ATGACCGACACGCTCGAGCGCTTCTCGGCCGCGACCCGGCAGTGGTTCGCGGGCGCCTTCAGCGCGCCCACAGCCGCCCAGCTCGGCGCGTGGGAGGCCATCTCCTCGGGTCGCAACACCCTCGTGATCGCGCCGACCGGGTCCGGCAAGACGCTCGCGGCCTTCTTGTGGGCGATCGACCGGCTGATGACGGAACCTCCGGCGGCTGAGATACCGGCGAAGCCGGCGTCTCGACGCCCGAGGTCAGGCACACGAGTCCTCTACATCTCGCCCCTGAAGGCGCTCGGCGTCGACGTCGAGCGGAACCTGCGCAGCCCCCTCGTCGGCATCGCGCAGACCTCGAGACGTCTGGGGGAAGACCCGCCCGAGGTGACCGTCGGGGTGCGGTCGGGCGACACACCGTCGAGTGAGAGGCAGCGGTTGCTGCGGCATCCGCCCGAGATCTTGATCACAACACCCGAATCGCTGTATCTCATGCTGACGTCGGGCGCGCGCGAGACGCTGCGCGAGGTCGAGACGGTGATCGTCGACGAGGTGCACGCGGTCGCGGCGACGAAGCGCGGGGCCCATCTCGCGCTGTCGCTCGAGCGGCTCGACGAACTGCTGGCGAAGCCTGCGCAGAGGGTGGGCCTGTCGGCGACGGTGCGGCCGCCCGAGGAGGTGGCACGGTTCCTGTCGGGGCAAGCCCCGACCACGATCGTGGCGCCGGGGTCGCAGAAGCGGTTCGATCTGCGGGTGATCGTGCCGGTCGAAGACATGCGCGAGCTGCAGAATGCTCCGGGCGGGGACAAGGTGGGCGGCACCATCTGGACCCACGTCGATGAAGCCGTGCTCGATGAGGTGCTCGCGCACCGCTCGACCATCGTGTTCGCGAACGGCCGGCGCACGACCGAGCGGCTGACGGCGCGGCTCAACGAGCTGTACGCCGAGAGGCTCGGATTCGAAGCCGAGGCCATGACCTCGTTCCCGGCTCAGCTGGTCGGGCAATCGGGCACGACCGGCGGTGTCTCGCCCGACGCGCCGGTGCTCGCGCGCGCCCACCACGGCTCGGTGTCGAAGGAGCAGCGGGCCACCATCGAAGACGACCTCAAGACGGGCAGGCTGCGCTGCGTCGTCGCGACGAGCTCGCTCGAGCTCGGCATCGACATGGGCGAGGTCGACCTCGTCGTGCAGGTGGCCGCGCCGCCGTCGATCGCGAGCGGGCTGCAGCGCATCGGCCGTGCCGGGCACCAGGTGGGCGAGGTGTCGAAGGGCATCCTGTTCCCCAATCACCGCGCCGACCTCGTGCAGTCGGCGCTCGCGACCGAGCGCATGCGGGCGGGGCTCATCGAGAAGATCGGCGTGCCGCAGAATCCTCTCGACATCCTCGCGCAGCAGACGGTCGCGGCCGTGTCGGTCGCCCCGGTCGACGTCGACGGGTGGTTCGACACCGTGCGGCGGTCGGCGCCGTTCGCCACGCTTCCGCGCGGGGCATACGAGGCCGTGCTCGACCTGCTGTCGGGCCGCTATCCCAGTGAGGAGTTCGGCGAGCTGCGCCCGCGGCTCGTGTGGGATCGCGAACGCGGCGTGCTGTCTTCGCGCCCCGGCGCGAGCCGACTGGCGGTGACGAGCGGCGGCACGATCCCCGACCGCGGGCTGTTCGGGGTGTTTATGGTCGCAGGGGCCGACGACAAGGCGCCGCGCCGGGTCGGCGAGCTCGACGAAGAGATGGTCTACGAGTCGCGCGTCGGCGACGTCTTCGCCCTCGGCACCACGAGCTGGAAGATCGCGGAGATCACGCACGACCGCGTGATGGTGACCCCGGCCTACGGCGAGCCGGGGCGCGTGCCGTTCTGGCACGGCGACGGCATCGGCCGGCCGGCCGAACTGGGCGAGGCGCTCGGCGGCTTCGTGCGCGAGTTGGGTTCGAGCGATGCGGCGGATGCCTCGCAGCGGCTGCTCGCCGACGGGCTCGACGAGCGCGCCGCCCGGAACCTCCTGACCTACCTCGACGACCAGAAGACCGCGACCGGGCATCTGCCGACCGACCGCACCCTCGTCGTCGAACGGTTCCGCGATGAGCTGGGCGACTGGCGCATCGTGCTGCACTCCCCCTACGGGCAGATGGTGCACGCGCCGTGGGCGCTCGCCGTCGGGCGGCGCGTGCGCGAGAGCCTCGGGCTCGAGGGCGCGGTGCTCGCCGCCGATGACGGGATCATCGTGCGGCTGCCGGACTCAGACGCCGAGCCGCCGGGGGCCGAGCTGTTCGTGTTCGCGCCCGACGAGCTGGATTCCGTCGTGACGGAGGAGGTCGGCGGGTCGGCGCTGTTCGCGGCGCGCTTCCGCGAGGCCGCCCAGCGGGCGCTGCTCTTCCCGCGGTACGACCCCGGTCGCAGGAATCCGCTCTGGCAGCAGCGCATGCGCTCTGCGCAGCTGCTCGAGGTGGCGCACAAGTACCCGCAGTTCCCGATCATCCTCGAGACGATGCGCGAGTGCCTGCGGGACGTGTACGACCTGCCCGCGCTGCGCGAGCTCGTGAAGAAGATCGAGCAGCGGAAGATCCGGCTCGTCGAGACCATGAGCGAGAAGCCGTCACCGTATGCGTCGAACCTGCTGTTCGGGTACATCGCGGCGTTCATGTACGAGGGCGACTCGCCGCTCGCCGAGCGCCGGGCCGCCGCACTGACGGTCGACACCGAGCTGCTCGGGCAGCTGCTCGGGCGCTCGGAGCTGCGCGAGCTGCTCGACCCCACCGTGATCGCGCGCGTCGAGGGCGAGCTGCAGCGCCTTCCGGAGGAGCGACATGCGCGCGGGCTCGAAGGCGTCGCCGATCTGCTGCGCGTGCTCGGGCCGCTGTCGGTTCCCGAGTTGGGCGAGCGATTCGCCGGGGATGCCGCGGAGCTGACCACTGCGATCGAGGATCTCGTCGTCGCGAAGCGCGCGCTGCGCGTATCCCTCGCCGGGGTCGAACGCATAGCCGCCATCGAGGATGCCCCGCGGTTGCGCGACGCGATCGGGGTGCCCCTGCCGATCGGGGTGCCGACGGCGTTCATCGAGCCGGTCGCCGACCCGCTCGGCGACCTCGTCGGGCGCTACGCGCGCACGCACGGGCCGTTCGCCGCCGACGAGGCGGCCGAGCGCTTCGGCCTCGGAACCGCGGTCGTCACCGACACGCTGCGCAGGCTGTCGCACGAGCGCCGCGTCGTCGAGGGCGAGTTCCGGCCGCACGCGACCGGTACCGAGTGGTGCGACGCCGACGTGCTGCGCCGTCTGCGGCGACTGTCGCTCGCGGCGCTGCGGCACGAGGTCGAGCCGGTCGAGCCGGCTGCCTACGCGCGGTTCCTTCCCGAGTGGCAGCACGTCGGGACGCTCTCGATGAAGGGCGTCGACGGGGTGGCATCCGTCATCGAGCAGCTGGCTGGGGTGCGCGCGCCGGCATCCGCATGGGAGTCGCTGATCCTGCCGTCTCGCGTGCCCGATTTCGCGCCCGTTATGCTCGACGAGCTGACAGCGAGCGGCGAGGTCATCTGGGCCGGCGCCGGCACGATTCCGGGGCGCGACGGGTGGCTCAGCTTCCACCTGGCGGAGAACGCGCCGCTGACGCTCGCAGCCCCGATGGATTTCGAGACGGACGAGTTGCAGCGCGAGATCCTGACGACGCTCGGAGCGGGCGGCGGGTTCTTCTTCCGGCAGCTGTCCGACGCGGTCGGCTCGCAAGACGACACCGTGCTCGAGACCGCCCTGTGGGATCTCGTGTGGGCCGGCCTCGTGACCAACGACACCCTCGCACCGGTGCGGGCGCTCACCGGTAGCCGCGCCGCGCACAAGCGGCCGGCCCGGGCGCCGCGCACGCGCATGTTCCGGGGCGGGCGCATGCAGCTCGCGTCGTCGACGATCGCTCGCCCGAATGTGCCGACCCGCACGGGGCCGCCGACCGTCGCCGGGCGCTGGTCATTGTTGCCGCTCGGCACCGCCGACCCGACGCTGCGCGCGCATGCTGCGGCCGAGAACCTGCTCGACCGCTACGGCGTGGTGACCCGTGGCGCTGTCCAGAGCGAGGGGCTGCCCGGTGGCTTCGCGCTCGCATATCGCGTGCTCGCCGAATTCGAGCAGGCCGGTCAGGTGCGACGCGGGTACTTCATCGAGACGCTCGGCGCAGCGCAGTTCGCGAGCTCGCCGACGGTCGACCGGCTGCGCGGGTTCGTGGCGGATGCCACGGCCGATCCGTTGCTTTCCGCGGTGACACTGGCGGCGACCGACCCGGCGAACCCGTATGGCGCGGCGTTGCCCTGGCCCGATCCGCCGGCGGCCGCCGATGGCTCCTCGGGCCATCGTGCGGGGCGGAAGGCCGGCGCGCTCGTCGCGCTCGTCGATGGGGCCTTGGTCCTGTACATCGAGCGGGGCGGGAAGACGGTGCTCGCGTTCAGCTCGGACGCGCCGGTGCTCGGCGCGGCCGCTGCGTCGGTCGCGCAGCTCGTGCGCCGCGGGGGCACCGATCGGCTCGCGATCGAGTCGGCCAACGGCGGGTTCGTGCTCGGCACCCCGCTCGGCGAGGCGCTTGCCGCAGCCGGGTTCAGCGAGACGCCGCGGGGGCTGCGGCTCAGGTACTGA
- a CDS encoding DUF1684 domain-containing protein: MTDASRTALDTLDWRRRTFELYDNVRAVAEVDDPGAAHAYWVLARNQLLATHPASAILPEERAAFSGVPVSAYDPDWRFEVSIEPAGEPREWNVETGTDGIVPFRLLGKAELPGIGSLDMWKLASYGGGLFVPVKDALAGKPGGTYGGGRYLIDTIKGAWLGEADDTVILDFNFAYNPSCAYDPEWACPLALPSNTLPVEVPVGERMP, from the coding sequence ATGACGGATGCCTCGCGCACGGCCCTCGACACGCTCGACTGGCGCCGGCGGACCTTCGAGCTGTACGACAACGTGCGGGCCGTCGCCGAGGTCGACGACCCCGGGGCCGCGCACGCGTACTGGGTCCTCGCGCGGAACCAGCTGCTCGCGACGCACCCGGCGTCGGCGATCTTGCCCGAGGAACGGGCGGCGTTCTCGGGCGTGCCCGTCTCGGCATACGACCCCGACTGGCGGTTCGAGGTCTCGATCGAGCCGGCCGGCGAGCCCCGCGAGTGGAACGTCGAGACCGGCACCGACGGCATCGTCCCGTTCCGGCTGCTCGGGAAGGCGGAGCTGCCCGGCATCGGGTCGCTCGACATGTGGAAGCTCGCGTCGTACGGCGGCGGGCTGTTCGTTCCCGTGAAGGACGCGCTCGCCGGGAAGCCCGGCGGGACGTACGGCGGCGGGCGGTACCTGATCGACACGATCAAGGGGGCATGGCTGGGGGAAGCGGACGACACGGTCATCCTCGACTTCAACTTCGCGTACAACCCGTCGTGCGCCTACGACCCCGAATGGGCGTGCCCGCTCGCGCTGCCGAGCAACACGCTTCCGGTCGAGGTGCCGGTGGGCGAGCGGATGCCGTGA
- a CDS encoding DEAD/DEAH box helicase → MTSFAELGVPAPVVAALAAMDRTEAFPIQVATLPDSLKGRDVLGRGKTGSGKTIAFAVPLAARLGEASGASRPARGRKARGLVLAPTRELATQIDNTLAPLAQAMGLTTTVIFGGVSQKRQEDALRAGVDIIVATPGRLDDLMKQGVLSLDAIQITVLDEADHMADLGFLPVVTRILDKTPKVGQRMLFSATLDNGVDRLVKRYLRDEILHSVDEATSHVSAMTHHVFSVESGAGKDALVHALARGAGRRILFMRTKHQAKKLAKRLTEGGIPAVDLHGNLSQNARDRNLAAFHEGAVRVLVATDVAARGVHIDDVELVVHVDPPVEHKAYLHRSGRTARAGSAGDVVTIALPEQHRDLRDLLRKAAIRVEFEQVTDASPQVVSLVGSPVDLVPYVKPELPARGASQGGTSTGANAQRKRARRGGGAGGASNGSGQQGERQGGSRRGGQAQGGQQPGASSQGGQPRGAGQGRRRGQGGAGQGSSDQPRGQRGAGQGAPGQSRGQRGGQASSAGRGQASSRGASGQASARRSDGAPRPTYSTSTPSASPRTPRRASRP, encoded by the coding sequence ATGACTTCTTTCGCCGAACTCGGCGTTCCCGCCCCCGTCGTCGCGGCCCTCGCCGCGATGGACCGCACCGAGGCGTTCCCCATCCAGGTCGCGACCCTGCCCGACTCGCTGAAGGGCCGCGACGTGCTCGGCCGCGGCAAGACCGGCTCCGGGAAGACCATCGCGTTCGCGGTGCCGCTCGCGGCACGGCTCGGCGAGGCATCCGGTGCCTCCCGTCCTGCCCGCGGTCGCAAGGCCCGCGGTCTTGTGCTCGCGCCGACCCGAGAGCTCGCCACCCAGATCGACAACACCCTCGCCCCGCTCGCGCAGGCCATGGGCCTCACGACGACCGTGATCTTCGGCGGCGTCAGCCAGAAGCGCCAGGAGGACGCACTGCGCGCCGGCGTCGACATCATCGTCGCCACGCCCGGCCGCCTCGACGACCTGATGAAGCAGGGCGTGCTGTCGCTCGACGCCATTCAGATCACGGTGCTCGACGAGGCCGATCACATGGCTGACCTCGGATTCCTTCCGGTCGTCACGCGCATCCTCGACAAGACGCCCAAGGTGGGCCAGCGCATGTTGTTCTCCGCCACGCTCGACAACGGCGTCGACAGGCTCGTGAAGCGCTACCTGCGCGACGAGATCCTGCACTCGGTCGACGAGGCCACCTCGCATGTGTCGGCCATGACCCACCATGTGTTCTCGGTCGAGTCGGGGGCGGGCAAGGACGCGCTCGTGCACGCGCTCGCCCGCGGCGCGGGACGCCGCATCCTCTTCATGCGCACCAAGCACCAGGCGAAGAAGCTCGCGAAGAGGCTGACGGAGGGCGGCATTCCTGCCGTCGATCTGCACGGAAACCTGTCGCAGAACGCGCGCGACCGGAACCTCGCGGCCTTCCACGAGGGCGCAGTGCGCGTGCTCGTCGCCACCGACGTCGCTGCGCGCGGCGTGCACATCGACGACGTCGAGCTCGTCGTGCACGTCGACCCGCCCGTCGAGCACAAGGCGTATCTGCACCGCTCCGGCCGCACCGCGCGTGCCGGCTCGGCCGGTGACGTGGTCACCATCGCCCTGCCCGAGCAGCATCGCGATCTGCGCGATCTGCTGCGCAAGGCCGCCATTCGCGTCGAGTTCGAGCAGGTGACGGATGCCTCGCCGCAGGTCGTCTCGCTCGTGGGCTCTCCTGTCGACCTGGTTCCGTACGTGAAGCCCGAGCTGCCCGCGCGCGGTGCCTCGCAGGGCGGCACCTCGACCGGCGCGAACGCGCAGCGCAAGCGTGCACGTCGCGGCGGCGGTGCCGGCGGTGCGTCGAACGGCAGCGGCCAGCAGGGCGAGCGCCAGGGCGGATCGCGCCGAGGCGGACAGGCCCAGGGCGGCCAGCAGCCGGGTGCGTCGTCGCAGGGCGGGCAGCCGCGGGGCGCTGGTCAGGGCCGTCGTCGCGGCCAGGGCGGCGCCGGTCAGGGTTCGTCGGACCAGCCTCGCGGCCAGCGCGGCGCCGGTCAGGGGGCGCCGGGTCAGTCGCGCGGACAACGTGGCGGCCAAGCTTCGAGCGCCGGCCGGGGCCAGGCGTCGTCGCGCGGCGCGTCGGGCCAGGCATCCGCCCGCCGCAGTGATGGCGCCCCGCGCCCGACGTACTCGACCTCGACGCCGTCCGCGTCGCCGCGCACCCCGCGCCGGGCTTCGCGCCCGTAA
- a CDS encoding NUDIX hydrolase family protein, which produces MAVRTPDPYPDGRPEDDEPPSYGPAWLSDIELEQIRHRIPILYVEAVPVHVDGIGRVIDLGLLLRGTPLGEITRTIVSGRVMYGETLREALFRHLEKDLGPMAFPQLPASPVPFMVAEYFPAPSETPFVDERQHAVSLAYVVPVTGTTEPRQDALELTWLTPTEAASDAVCSELEGGRGALVRAALASVGALP; this is translated from the coding sequence ATGGCAGTGCGCACCCCGGACCCGTACCCCGACGGCCGCCCTGAAGACGATGAGCCGCCGAGCTACGGCCCGGCGTGGCTCAGCGACATCGAGCTGGAGCAGATCCGGCACCGCATCCCGATCCTCTACGTCGAGGCCGTCCCAGTGCACGTCGACGGCATCGGCCGCGTGATCGACCTGGGTCTGCTGCTGCGCGGTACACCGCTCGGCGAGATCACGCGCACGATCGTGTCGGGCCGCGTGATGTACGGCGAGACGCTGCGCGAGGCGCTGTTCCGCCACCTCGAGAAGGACCTCGGCCCCATGGCGTTCCCGCAGCTGCCCGCCTCGCCCGTGCCGTTCATGGTCGCGGAGTACTTCCCCGCCCCCAGCGAGACGCCGTTCGTCGATGAGCGCCAGCACGCGGTCTCGCTCGCCTATGTCGTGCCGGTCACGGGCACGACGGAACCCCGGCAGGATGCGCTCGAACTCACCTGGCTGACGCCGACTGAGGCGGCGTCAGACGCGGTGTGCTCGGAACTCGAAGGCGGCCGGGGCGCTCTCGTCCGCGCAGCCTTGGCCTCGGTGGGCGCCCTGCCCTAG
- a CDS encoding DUF3052 family protein: protein MRGASPATGYSGSPQWKKLGLRDAARVALVGAPGGWALTPDDDFPAIELVADGGADVVVAFAREQASVVDLIETQRERIKPAGALWIAWPRKAAGHASDVTDETVRAVALEVGLVDVKVAALDSDWSSLKLVWRRRNR, encoded by the coding sequence GTGAGGGGAGCCTCGCCGGCGACGGGCTACTCCGGAAGCCCGCAGTGGAAGAAGCTCGGGCTGAGGGACGCTGCGCGGGTCGCGCTGGTCGGCGCGCCCGGAGGGTGGGCGCTCACGCCCGACGACGACTTCCCCGCGATCGAGCTCGTCGCGGACGGCGGAGCCGACGTGGTCGTCGCCTTCGCGCGTGAGCAGGCATCCGTCGTCGATCTGATCGAGACCCAACGCGAGCGCATCAAGCCCGCGGGCGCGCTCTGGATCGCCTGGCCCCGCAAAGCCGCCGGGCACGCGAGCGACGTGACCGACGAGACGGTGCGCGCGGTCGCGCTCGAGGTCGGTCTCGTCGACGTGAAGGTCGCCGCTCTCGACAGCGACTGGTCGAGCCTCAAGCTCGTGTGGCGGCGTCGGAACCGGTGA
- a CDS encoding GNAT family N-acetyltransferase yields MSAIVVRPATPADAAGMARVHVQAWQETYRGQAPDEVLDASDFVERRERMWNRTLDDADRGTRAAVAEIDGEIVGIALAGPAQDTDSPHDWQLYVLYLLTAHHGSGAGQQLLDEVLTERASVLWVADPNPRAQAFYARNGFAADGAAQGEAPREIRMVRAARSRALR; encoded by the coding sequence ATGAGCGCGATCGTGGTGCGGCCTGCAACGCCGGCGGACGCGGCCGGCATGGCCCGCGTGCACGTGCAGGCGTGGCAGGAGACGTACCGAGGGCAAGCTCCCGACGAGGTCCTCGACGCCTCTGACTTCGTCGAACGCCGCGAGCGGATGTGGAACCGGACTCTCGATGACGCCGATCGCGGCACCCGCGCGGCCGTGGCCGAGATCGATGGCGAGATCGTCGGGATCGCGCTCGCCGGGCCCGCCCAAGACACCGACTCGCCGCACGACTGGCAGCTCTACGTGCTGTACCTGCTCACAGCCCACCACGGCAGCGGCGCGGGGCAGCAACTCCTCGACGAGGTGCTCACTGAGCGCGCATCCGTCCTCTGGGTCGCCGACCCGAACCCCCGCGCGCAGGCCTTCTACGCGCGCAACGGATTCGCGGCGGATGGCGCAGCGCAGGGCGAAGCGCCCCGCGAGATCCGGATGGTGCGGGCCGCGCGCAGCCGCGCATTGCGGTGA